A single region of the Stenotrophomonas sp. Marseille-Q4652 genome encodes:
- a CDS encoding porin — translation MKSSFLLAVASLAAPACALAQSPSSDASLWPPRWSPANGTEVSLTGNIAYDLNRVDADGTGLQDDDAWRRHELGLNIKRKGVYDIAVAYDLHNETWMDVTLRLESKALFGRDVGKLRVGHMKLPLGFEGNSATRNGSFMENSIATQAFYEGRRLGVDWSLEQPRWLFNAGWYADDLHGNNPGNSMAARVAWTPRKQDGQVLHLGLSGTRELPDPEINGRGVEVLPSVRWRAKPEVSLTGVRLVDSGTLANIDRIDRHGIEALWIEGPWSLQGEYLRQETSRRGGLGNYASDGWYLSGSWLVTGESRVYSGGNIANPRPEGKAGAVELLARYSHIDLDSDGIAGGRESNWTVGANWYVGRHLKFQANHVWADARRGAVHVRPRALELRAQLHF, via the coding sequence ATGAAGTCTTCCTTCCTGCTTGCCGTGGCCAGCCTGGCCGCGCCTGCCTGCGCGCTCGCGCAGTCCCCGTCCAGCGATGCCAGCCTGTGGCCGCCGCGCTGGAGCCCGGCCAACGGCACCGAGGTCTCGCTGACCGGCAACATCGCCTACGACCTCAACCGCGTCGATGCCGATGGCACCGGGCTGCAGGACGATGATGCCTGGCGCCGCCATGAGCTCGGCCTCAACATCAAGCGCAAGGGCGTGTACGACATCGCGGTCGCCTACGACCTGCACAACGAGACATGGATGGACGTGACCCTGCGCCTGGAGAGCAAGGCGCTGTTCGGTCGCGACGTGGGCAAGCTGCGCGTGGGCCACATGAAACTGCCGCTCGGCTTCGAGGGCAACTCGGCCACCCGCAACGGCTCGTTCATGGAGAACTCGATCGCCACCCAGGCCTTCTACGAGGGCCGCCGCCTCGGCGTGGACTGGTCGCTGGAACAGCCGCGCTGGCTGTTCAACGCCGGCTGGTACGCCGACGACCTGCACGGCAACAACCCCGGCAACAGCATGGCCGCACGCGTGGCGTGGACGCCGCGCAAGCAGGACGGCCAGGTGCTGCACCTGGGCCTGTCCGGCACCCGCGAGCTGCCCGACCCGGAGATCAACGGCCGCGGCGTCGAAGTGCTGCCCAGCGTGCGCTGGCGCGCCAAGCCCGAGGTCTCGCTGACCGGCGTGCGCCTGGTCGACTCCGGCACCCTGGCCAATATCGACCGCATCGACCGCCACGGCATCGAGGCGCTGTGGATCGAAGGGCCGTGGTCGCTGCAGGGCGAATACCTGCGCCAGGAAACCTCGCGCCGCGGGGGGCTGGGCAACTACGCCAGCGACGGCTGGTACCTGTCCGGCAGCTGGCTGGTCACCGGCGAGTCGCGTGTCTACAGCGGCGGCAACATCGCCAACCCCAGGCCGGAAGGCAAGGCCGGTGCGGTCGAACTGCTGGCCCGCTACAGCCATATCGACCTGGACAGTGACGGCATCGCCGGTGGGCGCGAAAGCAACTGGACCGTGGGCGCCAACTGGTACGTGGGCCGCCACCTCAAGTTCCAGGCCAACCATGTGTGGGCCGATGCCCGCCGCGGCGCCGTCCACGTCCGTCCGCGGGCCCTGGAACTGCGGGCCCAGCTGCACTTCTGA
- a CDS encoding chemotaxis protein CheW, whose amino-acid sequence MNPTDVLDDYLEELLLDAIPSSAAASQHQDPTATSQATAAADATAHFEDTAAAADDAVAVGADVVEAACVAAEACAAETDDAAEEATSDGAVIEAVEGEAAAEVEDEDAVEAVGTIKAAEVNEVAQVPGGAAEVTEPQLATITGAIGAGSPVAEAATAVEPPLAPAPAPAAPVTQTPVTPAVARAPGLPPAPAAPTAPAPAPIRAPAPMPQASRPVPPPSTNAAWNELQAQARIASSPHHNRRASERTTRWLRLRCGAQPYALELLKVQEVVLPVPLLPLRGTPPATLGIMNLRGQVVPVIDLGIRLGGVPVEDDALTRIVVLEEDGEALGLKVSAVEDVANLTDSQIEPPDTARICQISNDLFRGVARLGSRPMILLDASVLLH is encoded by the coding sequence ATGAACCCCACCGACGTACTCGACGACTACCTGGAGGAGCTGCTGCTGGATGCGATCCCGTCCAGCGCCGCCGCCAGCCAACACCAAGACCCGACTGCAACCAGCCAAGCGACCGCAGCGGCTGACGCAACTGCCCACTTCGAAGACACGGCAGCCGCCGCAGACGATGCCGTGGCCGTTGGGGCCGATGTCGTCGAGGCAGCATGCGTGGCCGCTGAGGCCTGCGCCGCGGAAACCGATGACGCGGCCGAAGAAGCCACCAGCGACGGTGCGGTGATCGAGGCCGTCGAGGGGGAAGCGGCAGCCGAAGTCGAAGACGAAGACGCGGTTGAAGCGGTGGGAACGATTAAAGCCGCTGAGGTGAATGAGGTCGCTCAAGTGCCCGGAGGGGCCGCAGAAGTCACGGAGCCGCAGCTGGCCACCATCACCGGGGCCATCGGAGCCGGCAGCCCGGTCGCCGAAGCCGCCACCGCCGTTGAGCCACCGCTGGCACCTGCACCTGCTCCCGCCGCTCCCGTCACCCAGACACCGGTTACGCCAGCCGTTGCCCGGGCACCGGGTCTGCCGCCGGCACCTGCGGCTCCCACTGCACCCGCCCCCGCCCCGATCCGAGCGCCGGCTCCCATGCCCCAAGCCTCCCGCCCCGTTCCACCGCCGTCCACCAACGCCGCCTGGAACGAGCTGCAGGCCCAGGCCCGCATCGCCAGCTCGCCGCACCACAACCGCCGCGCCTCCGAACGCACCACCCGCTGGCTGCGGCTGCGCTGCGGCGCCCAGCCCTATGCGCTGGAGCTGCTGAAGGTGCAGGAAGTGGTGCTGCCGGTGCCGCTGCTGCCGCTGCGCGGCACGCCGCCGGCCACGCTGGGCATCATGAACCTGCGCGGCCAGGTGGTCCCGGTCATCGACCTGGGAATCCGCCTCGGCGGCGTGCCGGTGGAGGACGATGCCCTCACCCGCATCGTCGTCCTGGAAGAGGACGGCGAAGCCCTGGGCCTGAAGGTGTCCGCGGTCGAGGACGTGGCCAACCTCACCGACTCGCAGATCGAACCGCCGGATACAGCGCGCATCTGCCAGATCTCCAATGACCTGTTCCGCGGCGTGGCACGGCTCGGCTCCCGGCCGATGATCCTGCTCGACGCCAGCGTGCTGCTGCACTGA
- a CDS encoding STAS domain-containing protein, whose protein sequence is MSTVALGQDLGIETSTELKQQLAAHLEHEGLLRVDASQVGRIHTAAMQLLCAFVEARRKAGHATGFDGCTDTFRDAARLLGVTQALGLDATTDNLKSVENAA, encoded by the coding sequence ATGAGCACTGTGGCACTGGGTCAGGATCTCGGAATCGAGACCAGCACCGAGCTGAAACAACAACTTGCCGCCCACCTGGAACACGAGGGCCTGCTGCGCGTGGATGCCAGCCAGGTCGGTCGTATCCACACCGCGGCAATGCAGCTGCTGTGCGCCTTCGTCGAGGCCCGCCGCAAGGCTGGCCACGCCACCGGCTTCGACGGTTGCACCGATACCTTCCGCGACGCCGCGCGCCTGCTTGGCGTTACCCAGGCCCTGGGCCTGGACGCAACTACTGACAACCTGAAATCTGTGGAGAACGCTGCATGA
- a CDS encoding response regulator, whose protein sequence is MSARILVVDDSASMRQMVSFALTSAGFSVEEAEDGAVALGRAKGAKFNAVVTDVNMPNMDGISLIRELRQLPDYKFTPMLMLTTESAADKKSEGKAAGATGWLVKPFNPEQLVATVQKVLG, encoded by the coding sequence ATGAGCGCACGTATCTTGGTGGTGGACGACTCGGCGTCGATGCGCCAGATGGTCTCATTCGCCCTCACCTCGGCCGGTTTTTCCGTCGAAGAAGCCGAAGACGGCGCCGTTGCGCTCGGTCGCGCCAAGGGCGCGAAGTTCAACGCGGTGGTCACCGACGTCAACATGCCGAACATGGACGGCATCTCGCTGATCCGCGAGCTGCGCCAGCTGCCGGACTACAAGTTCACCCCGATGCTGATGCTGACCACCGAGTCGGCCGCCGACAAGAAGTCCGAAGGCAAGGCCGCCGGTGCCACCGGCTGGCTGGTCAAGCCGTTCAACCCGGAACAGCTGGTCGCCACCGTCCAGAAAGTCCTGGGCTGA
- a CDS encoding ParA family protein: MRIWAIANQKGGVGKTTTTLALGRNLAAQGKRVLLIDLDPHSSLTRAFGVPVDPPPRGVLDLFAESPAALATLANPSAIPGLDFICAQAALATLERRSASQPGLGLALQNALTRHAGGHDYILLDCAPTLGLLMINALAAAHRLVIPTQAEPLALHGLAGMVRTAEMVERSRRRPLPVSILPTLFDRRTRVGNETLKKMQDLYGERVWEDAIPVDTRICNPSALTVAAVAGEYPGRGLSAYRRALEWILAEDALCLEQAA; encoded by the coding sequence ATGCGCATCTGGGCCATTGCCAACCAGAAAGGCGGCGTCGGCAAGACCACCACCACCCTGGCGCTGGGCCGCAACCTGGCCGCCCAGGGCAAGCGCGTGCTGCTGATCGACCTGGACCCGCACTCCTCACTCACCCGCGCCTTCGGCGTCCCGGTCGATCCGCCGCCGCGCGGCGTGCTGGACCTGTTCGCCGAGTCGCCGGCCGCACTGGCCACGCTGGCCAATCCCAGCGCGATCCCGGGGCTGGACTTCATCTGCGCGCAGGCCGCACTGGCCACGCTGGAACGCCGCAGTGCCAGCCAGCCGGGCCTGGGCCTGGCCCTGCAGAACGCACTGACCCGCCACGCCGGCGGCCACGACTACATCCTGCTGGACTGCGCCCCCACCCTGGGCCTGCTGATGATCAACGCGCTGGCTGCCGCGCACCGCCTGGTCATCCCGACCCAGGCCGAGCCGCTGGCCCTGCACGGCCTGGCCGGCATGGTCCGCACCGCGGAGATGGTCGAGCGTTCGCGCCGCCGTCCGCTGCCGGTGTCGATCCTGCCCACGCTGTTCGACCGCCGCACCCGCGTCGGCAACGAAACCCTGAAGAAGATGCAGGACCTCTACGGCGAGCGCGTCTGGGAAGACGCGATCCCGGTCGACACCCGCATCTGCAACCCTTCGGCGCTGACCGTGGCGGCCGTGGCCGGTGAATACCCGGGCCGTGGCCTGTCCGCCTACCGCCGCGCCCTGGAATGGATCCTGGCCGAAGACGCACTGTGCCTGGAGCAGGCTGCATGA
- a CDS encoding methyl-accepting chemotaxis protein, with translation MKLDTLLARKLSNLPLKRKFLIQTVLVAIGTIVLAVIAARIQYLDLNSTRQAGLKAQTEMALGVIEHYAGQVADGHIDEAEGQRLALASLSAMQANNGVDYFFVTDEEPRMLMHPTRPDLIGKPIADVLSADGKRIFPEFVRVAQAGGGHVDYAWAKAGEKDPVPKTSYAALYKPWGWVVGTGVYLDDTQAQALQFTFIMTFVGGGLVLLTMAIGWAIGYSVLEPVSRALAAIRGVSRGDLGVRSGHHGSDEVGQMLKATDEMVHMLERFSRETGTMIRLHAAEDISHRMPEDFPGVYGELAHGINTMMFEHLDAFRDAISVLDRYAHGDLAQDARRLPGSRAFLHEAMDAAKQALLAINGEIKRLARAAAAGDFSVRGDESRFNHDFRQMVQGLNAMMATSDRNLAQLSALLQSLAEGDLTVRMDGDFHGVFARMRDDANATVAQLTSMVSRIQASADSINLAAGEIASGNADLSRRTEQQAANLEETAASMEELTSTVRQNAEHARQANQLAIGAHGVASQGGQVVGHVVTTMTAIEQSSKKIADIISVIDGIAFQTNILALNAAVEAARAGEQGRGFAVVASEVRTLAQRSAGAAKEIKTLIDDSVDKVSEGSALVNQAGSTMGEIVNSVQRVTDIMAEISAASQEQSSGIEQVNKTVTQMDETTQQNAALVEEATAAARSMEEQASQLMEAVAVFRVAGQPAAAAPARQPTAPAPAKRTQPRPAARAKVDAVMETAADAEWQEF, from the coding sequence ATGAAGCTCGACACCCTCCTCGCAAGAAAGCTGTCCAACCTGCCACTCAAGCGTAAATTCCTGATCCAGACCGTACTGGTGGCCATCGGCACCATCGTGCTGGCGGTCATCGCCGCCCGCATCCAGTACCTCGATCTCAACAGTACCCGCCAGGCCGGCCTCAAGGCGCAGACCGAGATGGCGCTGGGCGTGATCGAGCATTACGCCGGACAGGTTGCCGATGGCCACATCGACGAGGCCGAGGGCCAGCGCCTGGCCCTGGCAAGCCTGTCGGCGATGCAGGCCAACAACGGCGTGGACTACTTTTTCGTCACCGATGAAGAACCGCGCATGCTGATGCACCCCACCCGCCCGGACCTGATCGGCAAGCCCATCGCCGACGTGCTCAGTGCCGATGGCAAGCGCATCTTCCCCGAGTTCGTCCGCGTTGCGCAGGCCGGCGGCGGGCACGTGGACTACGCCTGGGCCAAGGCCGGTGAGAAGGATCCCGTTCCCAAGACTTCCTACGCAGCGCTCTACAAACCCTGGGGCTGGGTGGTCGGCACCGGCGTCTACCTCGACGACACGCAGGCGCAGGCCCTGCAGTTCACCTTCATCATGACCTTCGTCGGCGGCGGGCTGGTGCTGCTGACCATGGCTATCGGCTGGGCGATCGGCTACTCCGTGCTGGAGCCGGTATCGCGTGCACTGGCCGCGATCCGCGGCGTTTCGCGCGGTGACCTGGGCGTTCGCAGCGGCCACCACGGCAGCGACGAGGTCGGCCAGATGCTCAAGGCCACCGACGAGATGGTGCACATGCTCGAGCGCTTCTCGCGCGAGACCGGCACCATGATCCGGCTGCATGCCGCCGAGGACATCAGCCACCGCATGCCGGAGGATTTCCCCGGCGTGTATGGCGAGCTGGCGCATGGCATCAACACCATGATGTTCGAGCACCTGGACGCCTTCCGCGATGCGATCAGCGTGCTGGACCGCTACGCCCACGGCGACCTGGCCCAGGACGCCCGCCGCCTGCCCGGCTCGCGCGCCTTCCTGCACGAGGCGATGGATGCGGCCAAGCAGGCGTTGCTGGCAATCAACGGCGAGATCAAGCGCCTGGCACGGGCCGCGGCCGCCGGCGACTTCAGCGTGCGTGGCGACGAGTCCCGCTTCAACCACGATTTCCGGCAGATGGTGCAGGGCCTGAACGCGATGATGGCGACCAGCGACCGCAACCTGGCGCAGCTGTCCGCACTGCTGCAGTCACTGGCCGAGGGCGACCTGACCGTACGCATGGACGGCGACTTCCACGGTGTGTTCGCCCGCATGCGCGATGACGCCAACGCCACCGTCGCCCAGCTCACCAGCATGGTCAGCCGTATCCAGGCCTCGGCCGACAGCATCAACCTCGCGGCCGGGGAGATTGCCTCGGGCAACGCCGACCTGTCGCGCCGCACCGAGCAGCAGGCTGCCAACCTGGAAGAAACCGCCGCCTCGATGGAGGAACTCACCTCCACCGTGCGCCAGAACGCCGAACACGCCCGCCAGGCCAACCAGCTGGCCATCGGTGCCCACGGCGTCGCCTCGCAGGGCGGCCAGGTCGTGGGCCATGTCGTGACCACGATGACGGCCATCGAGCAGTCTTCGAAGAAGATCGCCGACATCATCAGTGTGATCGACGGGATCGCCTTCCAGACCAACATCCTGGCGTTGAACGCCGCGGTGGAAGCCGCGCGTGCCGGCGAGCAGGGCCGCGGCTTTGCCGTCGTGGCTTCGGAAGTGCGCACCCTGGCCCAGCGTTCGGCCGGTGCCGCCAAGGAGATCAAGACCCTGATCGACGACTCGGTCGACAAGGTCTCCGAGGGCTCGGCATTGGTGAACCAGGCCGGCAGCACCATGGGCGAGATCGTGAACTCGGTCCAGCGCGTCACCGACATCATGGCCGAGATCTCGGCGGCGTCGCAGGAACAGTCCTCGGGCATCGAACAGGTCAACAAGACCGTGACCCAGATGGACGAGACCACCCAGCAGAACGCCGCGCTGGTGGAAGAAGCCACCGCTGCCGCCCGCTCGATGGAGGAGCAGGCCTCGCAGCTGATGGAAGCCGTGGCCGTGTTCCGCGTCGCGGGCCAGCCCGCGGCCGCCGCGCCGGCACGCCAGCCCACCGCCCCAGCCCCGGCAAAACGCACGCAGCCCCGCCCGGCGGCCCGTGCAAAGGTGGACGCGGTGATGGAAACCGCAGCCGACGCCGAGTGGCAGGAGTTCTGA
- a CDS encoding methyl-accepting chemotaxis protein, producing the protein MKWFQNLPITRKLLLAFASTCALTVMLGVFSLWRMQLSDVRMQEVNTNWMPAVQHLGEMRAQLGEFRTFEQAQLNFQGNEERLADYRKRLADVRGVIEASEKAYDDIPSEYAPEEKAMYENMQSLRAAYFAANDRIAEAIAADDFAAARAISDDESRKIRRELFDQLKEMSRYNQDELGKVIAESNRVHKQSVAAVIIGLLLILGLAVALGVAITRSIVRPLADAVRVADDVAQGRLDTRVDTSRQDEVGKLLVSMQRMKSQVQAVIAAQLEMNRMHEEGQISYRIDAARFPGEYGQLVEGANALVSQHIAVQLKVVEVMRRYAAGDLSVDMDRLPGEKAAITEAIGATKASLSAINGEIRRLATAAAAGDFSQRGDEGRFQYEFGGMVAGLNRLMETTDGNLAEVSALLQAIARGDLTVRMDGDFHGVFARMRDDANATVAQLTTIVGRIQSAADSISLAAGEIASGNSDLSRRTEQQAANLEETAASMEELTSTVRQNAEHARQANQLAIGAQGVASQGGQVVGQVVTTMSAIEASSKKIADIISVIDGIAFQTNILALNAAVEAARAGEQGRGFAVVASEVRTLAQRSAGAAKEIKTLIDDSVEKVSEGSALVNQAGSTMGEIVTSVQRVTDIMAEISAASQEQSAGIEQVNHTVNQMDETTQQNAALVEEATAAARSMEEQAAQLVEAVASFRLSQDAGVAGLVRDRVTRIAAASAPRS; encoded by the coding sequence ATGAAGTGGTTCCAGAACCTGCCCATCACCCGCAAGCTGCTGCTGGCCTTTGCCAGCACCTGCGCACTGACGGTAATGCTGGGCGTGTTTTCGCTGTGGCGCATGCAGCTTTCCGACGTACGCATGCAGGAGGTCAATACCAACTGGATGCCGGCCGTGCAGCATCTGGGTGAAATGCGCGCCCAGCTCGGCGAGTTCCGCACCTTCGAGCAGGCCCAGCTCAATTTCCAGGGCAACGAGGAGCGGCTGGCCGACTACCGCAAGCGCCTGGCCGATGTGCGCGGCGTGATCGAGGCCTCCGAGAAGGCCTACGACGACATCCCCAGCGAGTACGCGCCCGAGGAAAAGGCGATGTACGAGAACATGCAGTCGCTGCGCGCAGCCTATTTCGCCGCCAACGACCGCATCGCCGAAGCCATTGCCGCCGACGACTTCGCCGCCGCCCGCGCGATTTCCGACGACGAGTCGCGCAAGATCCGCCGCGAGCTGTTCGACCAGCTCAAGGAGATGTCCAGGTACAACCAGGACGAACTGGGCAAGGTGATCGCCGAGTCCAACCGCGTGCACAAGCAGTCGGTGGCCGCGGTGATCATTGGCCTGCTGCTGATCCTCGGCCTGGCTGTCGCGCTGGGCGTGGCCATCACCCGCTCCATCGTCCGCCCGCTGGCCGATGCGGTGCGCGTGGCCGACGACGTGGCCCAGGGCCGGCTCGACACCCGCGTGGATACCTCGCGCCAGGACGAGGTCGGCAAACTGCTGGTCTCCATGCAGCGCATGAAGTCGCAGGTGCAGGCAGTGATCGCCGCCCAGCTCGAAATGAACCGGATGCACGAGGAAGGCCAGATCAGCTACCGCATCGATGCAGCCCGGTTCCCGGGCGAGTACGGCCAGCTGGTGGAAGGCGCCAACGCGCTGGTATCGCAGCACATCGCGGTCCAGCTCAAGGTCGTGGAGGTCATGCGCCGCTACGCCGCCGGTGACCTGTCGGTGGACATGGACCGCCTGCCCGGGGAGAAGGCCGCCATCACCGAGGCCATCGGCGCGACCAAGGCCAGCCTGTCGGCCATCAACGGCGAAATCCGGCGCCTGGCCACGGCCGCCGCCGCCGGCGATTTCAGCCAGCGCGGTGACGAGGGTCGATTCCAGTACGAATTCGGCGGGATGGTGGCCGGGCTCAACCGGCTGATGGAGACCACCGACGGCAACCTGGCCGAGGTCTCCGCCCTGCTGCAGGCCATCGCCCGCGGCGACCTCACCGTGCGCATGGACGGCGACTTCCACGGCGTGTTCGCCCGCATGCGTGATGACGCCAACGCCACCGTCGCACAGCTGACCACCATCGTCGGCCGCATCCAGTCCGCGGCCGACAGCATCAGCCTGGCTGCCGGCGAGATTGCCTCGGGCAACTCGGATCTGTCGCGCCGTACCGAACAGCAGGCCGCCAACCTGGAAGAAACCGCCGCCTCGATGGAGGAACTCACCTCCACCGTGCGCCAGAATGCCGAGCACGCCCGCCAGGCCAACCAGCTCGCCATCGGCGCGCAAGGCGTCGCCTCGCAGGGCGGCCAGGTCGTGGGCCAGGTCGTGACCACGATGTCGGCCATCGAGGCCTCGTCGAAGAAGATCGCCGACATCATCTCGGTCATCGACGGCATCGCCTTCCAGACCAACATCCTGGCGTTGAACGCCGCGGTGGAAGCCGCCCGTGCCGGCGAACAGGGCCGCGGCTTCGCCGTGGTCGCCTCGGAGGTGCGGACCCTGGCCCAGCGTTCGGCCGGTGCCGCCAAGGAGATCAAGACCCTGATCGACGACTCGGTCGAGAAGGTGTCCGAGGGCTCGGCGCTGGTCAACCAGGCCGGCAGCACGATGGGCGAGATCGTCACCAGCGTCCAGCGCGTGACCGACATCATGGCCGAGATCTCCGCCGCCTCGCAGGAACAGAGCGCCGGCATCGAACAGGTCAACCACACCGTCAACCAGATGGACGAAACCACCCAGCAGAACGCCGCGCTGGTGGAGGAAGCCACTGCCGCCGCGCGCTCGATGGAGGAACAGGCCGCGCAGCTGGTCGAAGCCGTCGCCAGTTTCCGGCTGTCGCAGGACGCCGGCGTGGCCGGACTGGTACGCGACCGCGTGACCCGCATCGCCGCGGCATCGGCCCCGCGTTCCTGA
- a CDS encoding chemotaxis protein CheA: protein MSMDLQRFHATFFEESREGLDAMEAGLLAMEDGQHDAETINSVFRAAHSIKGGAGTFGFDAIAGLTHVLETLLDELRAGKRALESAAVDAMLASVDVLRALLREAEHGQPADPESVRAVKERLEAVLSGKATSAAPAAAAAAEPEPEGWQIGFTPAPGLFMSGNDPLRIIRELESLGSLQVASRLEKLPEFAHLDPLEAYMAWDLGLVGRIPRAKIEDTFAWVVDDCELEIRPVAAPPSLAVQAPAAAPAPAEAARPAAGGASAPAAASSEAETSIRVSVDKVDALINLVGELVITQAMLKQVSGGLDPVHAERLFAGLDLLERNTRDLQEAVIGVRMLPVDAVFRRFPRLVRDLSTRLGKHVRLRTIGEGTELDKGLIEKIADPLVHLVRNSIDHGLEMPDVRCQAGKDETGTITLAASHQGGHIVIEVSDDGRGLNRDKILAKAQERGLAVPDNPTDAQVWDLIFAPGFSTADAVTDLSGRGVGMDVVRRNIQALGGEVQIESSAGAGTRTLIRLPLTLAILDGMTVSVGGETLILPLAYVLEALQPKEEDIRTMAGEGRVLRVRGEYLPILSLREYYAYGAEGANPDPLVVVVEGDGQKIALEVDELVGQQQVVVKNIENNYRRISGVSGATILGDGRVALIVDIGGLVRSLRIAEAA from the coding sequence ATGAGTATGGACCTGCAACGTTTCCACGCCACCTTCTTCGAGGAAAGCCGCGAAGGACTGGACGCCATGGAAGCCGGTCTGCTCGCGATGGAAGACGGCCAGCACGATGCCGAAACCATCAACTCGGTTTTCCGCGCCGCGCATTCGATCAAGGGCGGCGCCGGCACCTTCGGCTTCGATGCCATTGCCGGCCTCACCCACGTGCTGGAAACCCTGCTCGACGAGCTGCGCGCCGGCAAGCGTGCACTGGAAAGCGCCGCGGTCGACGCCATGCTGGCCTCGGTGGACGTACTGCGCGCCCTGCTGCGCGAAGCCGAACACGGCCAGCCGGCCGACCCCGAATCGGTGCGCGCGGTGAAGGAACGCCTGGAAGCGGTGCTGTCGGGCAAGGCCACCAGCGCCGCCCCGGCCGCCGCCGCAGCCGCCGAGCCCGAGCCGGAAGGCTGGCAGATCGGCTTCACCCCGGCGCCCGGCCTGTTCATGAGCGGCAATGATCCGCTGCGCATCATCCGCGAACTGGAAAGCCTGGGCTCGCTGCAGGTCGCCTCGCGCCTGGAGAAGCTGCCCGAGTTCGCCCACCTGGACCCGCTCGAGGCCTACATGGCCTGGGACCTGGGCCTGGTTGGCAGGATCCCGCGCGCCAAGATCGAGGACACCTTCGCCTGGGTCGTGGACGACTGCGAACTGGAGATCCGTCCGGTCGCCGCGCCGCCGAGCCTGGCCGTTCAGGCCCCGGCCGCTGCCCCGGCTCCCGCCGAAGCGGCACGTCCGGCTGCCGGTGGAGCTTCCGCTCCCGCCGCTGCGTCCAGCGAAGCCGAGACATCGATCCGCGTCAGCGTCGACAAGGTCGATGCGCTGATCAACCTGGTCGGCGAGCTGGTCATCACCCAGGCCATGCTCAAGCAGGTCTCCGGCGGGCTGGACCCGGTCCACGCCGAGCGCCTGTTCGCCGGCCTGGACCTGCTCGAACGCAATACCCGCGACCTGCAGGAAGCCGTCATCGGCGTGCGCATGCTGCCGGTGGACGCCGTGTTCCGCCGCTTCCCGCGTCTGGTCCGCGACCTGTCCACCCGCCTGGGCAAGCACGTGCGCCTGCGCACCATCGGCGAAGGCACCGAGCTGGACAAGGGCCTGATCGAGAAGATCGCCGATCCGCTGGTCCACCTGGTCCGCAACTCCATCGACCACGGCCTGGAAATGCCCGACGTGCGTTGCCAGGCCGGCAAGGACGAGACCGGCACCATCACCCTGGCGGCTTCGCACCAGGGCGGCCACATCGTCATCGAGGTCAGCGACGACGGGCGCGGCCTGAACCGCGACAAGATCCTGGCCAAGGCCCAGGAACGCGGCCTGGCCGTGCCGGACAACCCGACCGACGCCCAGGTCTGGGACCTGATCTTCGCACCGGGCTTCTCCACCGCCGATGCCGTCACCGACCTGTCCGGTCGTGGCGTGGGCATGGACGTGGTCCGCCGCAACATCCAGGCCCTGGGTGGCGAGGTGCAGATCGAATCCAGCGCCGGTGCCGGTACCCGCACCCTGATCCGCCTGCCGCTGACCCTGGCCATCCTCGACGGCATGACCGTGTCCGTTGGTGGCGAGACGCTGATCCTGCCGCTGGCCTACGTGCTCGAAGCGTTGCAGCCCAAGGAAGAGGACATCCGCACCATGGCCGGCGAAGGCCGCGTGCTGCGCGTCCGCGGCGAGTACCTGCCGATCCTGTCGCTGCGCGAGTACTACGCCTACGGTGCCGAAGGCGCCAACCCCGATCCGCTGGTGGTGGTGGTCGAAGGCGACGGCCAGAAGATCGCGCTGGAAGTCGACGAACTGGTCGGCCAGCAGCAGGTCGTGGTCAAGAACATCGAGAACAACTACCGTCGCATCAGTGGCGTGTCCGGCGCCACCATCCTCGGCGACGGCCGTGTCGCGCTGATCGTGGACATCGGTGGCCTGGTGCGTTCGCTGCGCATCGCCGAAGCGGCGTGA